A window of Corvus cornix cornix isolate S_Up_H32 unplaced genomic scaffold, ASM73873v5 scaffold17, whole genome shotgun sequence genomic DNA:
CGCTGCTGACCCCGCACTGGTCCAGACTGGAGCTCCCAGTGCAGCGCGGCTGCTTTGGGGCTGGCGGCACCTGCCCAGCGCTGGCCATGGGGCGAGTGGCGGCAGCTGGGGCcgtgctggtggcactggtggtgctgggagccCCCCGGCTACGGGCACGGAGCTCTCGGGTGAGCGGGGGGGGGCGGGACGGGATGGGAAAGGgggggagaaaggggaaaagggggtgTGAGATCCCCGAAGTGagtgagaggaggaggaggagacccCGTAAAGGAAGAGCGGGAGGGGGCTGAGGATTGGAGGAAGATGGggaaggggtgggagggggTGGAAAGTGGGGAAAGGGGAGGCTGGGAGCCCAAAACTGATCTGGGGAGCAGCTGGCGATTGTGGCGGgtggaggggagaaggggggaTTTGGAAGGGGTGTCCCGCAGACACAGGGGTGTTGCAGGAGATGGTTAAGTCTGAGCGTCACTTCATTAACGGCACCGCCGGGTGAGCTTTGTGGAGAGGCACATCTACAACCGGCAGCAGTACGTGCACTTGGACAGCGATGTGGGGGTGTTTGTGGGGGACACCCCGGATGGGGAGAAGGTTGCCAGGTACTGGAACGGCGACCCGGCATGGATGGAGTACATGCAGGCTGCAGTGCACACCTGCTGCCGGCACAACTATGAGGTTTTCACCCCGTTCCTCATGGGCCGCAGAGGTGAGCGTGGGGCAGAGCGTGTCCCCTcgggccctgccctgggaaTGACCCTGGAGCCCCTCAAAACCTCTCTGGGAATCACCCCAGAGCCCTCAGCTCTCCTTGTGCCCATCCCCGGGGCCTCTTGCCCCCCCCCCAGTCACCCCCATCCCTCTCTTTGTCCATTCCAGTCCATCCCAGTCTCTCCCAGTCACTTCCACTCCATTCCCAGTCCCTCTCAATGCCACACGAAACCTCACCGCTCtctcccagtgccccccagcGTGTCCATCTTGCTGGTGCCCTCGAgctcccagcccggccccggctgCCTGCTGTGCTCCGGGATGGATTTCTACCCTGCGCAGGTGCAGCTCAGGTGGTTCCAGGGCCAGCAGGAGCTCTCGGGGCACGTGGTGGCCACCGACATTGTCCCCAACGGGGACTGGACCcaccagctcctggtgctgctggaaacTCCCCCAGCGCGGGGTCAGCACCAGCTGCCGGGTGGAGCACgacagcctggagcagcccctgaACCGGCACTGGGGTATGGCCTGGCCCTCACAGAACcgaggggagaggaggagttACTGGGGGGACTGGGAAGGGGTTTGAAGGATGTTGGGGAGGGTGAGATGCGGTTCCAGGGGTGCTGATGGACACTGGGAGGGAGTTTGGGGGTTCTGGGTGTAACTGGGAGGGATTTGAGTGagcctggaggggctggaagaTCAGGGGTGGAAAAGTAGGGGTTGGAATGAGGTTGGTTGTGCTGGGAAGAGACTGGGAGGGGTCTTGGTGAGTCctggtggggctgggaagggactgGGAGAGGGTCTGGGGGTCCTGGGGTGGTGAAGACCAACTGGGAGGGGACTGTGGGATGCtgagagggacaggaggggctttggtgggtgctggggagaCCAGGAAGGGACTGGGAGGAGGTTTCAGGGGGTCCTGGGTGGGCTGGGGGTGACTAGGAAAGTGCTTGGAgggttttggggtgtctgtgaGAGGATTTTGGGGGTCCTGACCACTTCAGAACCCCCCAGAGATGCCACTGGATGCTTCCTGCAGCAAGATGCTGACGGGGACTGGGGGCTTTGTCTTCCTGGTGCTGGGGCTCAGCTTCTACGTGAGCAAGCAGGTGACGGGAGGTCCCGGGGGGTGTATTCCCCCTTCCCCAAGGTGTGTGTGCCCCCCCGGGGCCCCCCAGCCCGGTGTCACCTCCTTTGCTCTGCCCACAGAGCTCCTGAGCCGccggcagctgcagcccctccctgTGGCCTCAGGCTTGGCTGGGACCACCCGCTCTGTCCCCACACTGATTTTGGGGGGGTCGTGTGtcccccccagctctgctgtcactctGCCCCCGCTCGGCTGCTCCAAGTGTTCCCAGTAAAGCTTCCCAGTTCGGGCCGGTCCCGTTTAttgggggacactggggagggatttgggggtgcCATGATTGGTAGAGGCAGAACCAGACGCAGGATGGATCGGGAATGGGGACCCCCGTGTGTCATCCCTGTGTCACCCTGCTCTGGAGGTGCTTTGGGAGGCACCTGAACCCCAAGACGGCACCCAGTGAGCCGGAAAAGGCGCAGGGACCCCCCtaagaggaaggagcaggggaaggaacagagagaagaggaagagcaggcagGATGAGAAAGGAGGATGAGCGGGACCCCTCCCAACTCAATTTGAGGATCCCATCCCTCCTTTCCTTCATttcaggcagctcctggcagcttttTCCTGGGAGGAATCCCCAATTTTTGGGGTGCAGTTTTGGAGGGGGACAGCTCTGTCTGGCCATCCCCTTCCTCTTGTGGCCTCTCAGCTGCCCCCAACACCCTGGGGGTGCTGAGATTTCCTTCCTGGGGACAAGGATGTTCATTCCCTTCCAGGAGCCTGTGGTAATGTGGTTATATGTTTTAGTGGTTTAACCCGGTTACTCCCTTGCCCCCATTCCCAGTTGGTACACCCCAAACTCTAGCTGCTTCCACAGTGCTCCCCAtatggttgttctcctccccttgttccAATTGGTTCTCCATCAATgacccaaacccctcctgttaTTCCCAAAAGTTTGGTGTCCATCACCTAAGCACTCCCTGTTTATCTTTATATGGCCCTTGTCAGTCCCCTGAGATCCTGCCCCTTGCTGATACCTCCCCTGATACCTCActgccccattggggcatgtgatccCTGTCCCTCCACCCCTTAAGACTATTGATCCATGTGAATGTCCATCCCTATCCATATCCTTCCCCCAGAAATCCATATTGGCCCATGGTCAGGCCATCCCCATTATAACACCTCCCTTTATAAGTTGCTGCACAGATCTGATCTGTGCTTGTGCTCCTTGGACTCCCTTGGGGCAATAAACCTGAAACTGTATCCAAAGGCAAGCCTCCCCGAAACTTTCTACCCTGTCCCTTGTTGGGGCTGCTGACAGCCGCAGCATCTGGAGCTTCggctcccctgggcagagctaaactccagaggagcagctttaaagcctCGAGCCTTcggctgctccccactcctgctgcacacCGCAGAGTGCTGGCCGGCCTGAAGAAAGCGGTCACTGTGACACTCactgattccatgattctgatTTTCTCTGGCCCAAGGGCATCTTCTGCAGCCAAAAGGTGATGGGCTGGGGCAAAAACCAAGATTCTGGAGACAGTGAGGTGGAAACTGCCCCaaaaaaggttcttcactcCAACCCAAGCACATGGATCCTCAGCCAGAACGGACACAGAAATCCTTTACTTTTggccttggttttcttttcatttcttttcatcttctaaAACCACCTGAAACTGGGGTAAAAATGAAGACATTGAACTAAGAGATGGATGGAAGCGTGGTGGGGACACAGCCATGGGTGAGGACACGGTGGGACAGGGCCAGGGACATGTGGGGACATGGCAATGGCCGGTGCCATGGGGGGAACTTGCAGGGGATGTGGGGGATGCTGGGTTTGAGGGAGTTGAGGGTTCCTGGGAGGGATTTGGGGCTTGCTGAGGGCTTTGGGGCCCCCAGGCCGAGCGGCTCCGGCTGCGCTGGGAGACCCTGGTGGAGGTTCTGGGGCAGCTGCTCAAGGACCCCCTGAGCTGGACCCCCAGCCAGCATTGGGCTCCTGGAAGGGAATGAACGTCCTTGTCCCCAGGAAGGAAATCTCAGCACCCCCAGGGTGTCGGGGGCAGCTGAGAGGCCACAAGAGGGAGGGGAGAGCCAGACAGAGCTGTCCACCTCCAAAACtacaccccaaacccaccaaaacGCAGGGATTCCTCCCAAAAaaaagctgccaggagctgcctgaattgagggaaaggagggatggGACCCTCAAATTGAGTTGGGAGGggtcctgctcctcctccttcctcatcccacctgcttctcctcttctctctgttccttcttctgctccttcctcttaGGGGGGTCCCTGCACCTTTTGGGGTTCTCTGGGTGCCGTCTTGGGGTTCAGGTGCTTCCCAAAACCCCCCAGGGCGGCATGACACAGGGGAACACACGGGGGTCCCCATTCCCAATCCATCCCCAGGTTCTACCCCCCACATTCTCAGCCCCCCAAGTCCCTCCCCACCACTCCACAATAAATGGGACCAGGGCGAACTGGGAAGCTTtactgggaacactgggagcAGCCGGGCAGGGGCAGAGTgacagcggggctgggggggacaCACGACCCCCCCAAAATCAGCGCGGGGACAGAGCTTGGGGTCCCAGCCGGACCTGAGGCCACGGGGAGGGGCTGTGGCCACTGGCGGTTCAGGAGCTCTGTGGGCAGAGCAAAGGGGGTGACACCCCCACATAGGGTGAGGTTTCCTCCGGCCAGCGGCGGTCGGATTCAAAAAGGGCTCTGGGGAGCGCGGGGAACAGGAGCGGGCAAACAGGGCTGTGGCGGTCTCCGAGGGCAGGGCTGCGAGTGTTCTCCTGCCCGTGGGGTTTGAGTTTGTTTTTGTGTTGAgatttggttggttggtttttcaGCAATGGTCCTCACACGATCAAAAGCTCCAGCCACTAAAAGAGTACCCAGCCAAGCAGAACCCTACCAGAAGGACGCGTCTGTCCAGCCCCCCTTCCTGTGAGGAGTGTTTGAGCCTGGCAGTAGCACCAGGGGACGCTGTCAAAGACACCTGCCTGAGGTGCGAACAGGTGAACGATCTCCTTTCCCTGGTGGCCGAGCTTAAGGAGGAAGTGCAAAGACTAAGGAGCAttagagaaagggaaagggaaatagaCTGGTGGAGTTTCACCCTTCCATCCCTGAGAGAAGCCCCCCAGCAGTCAGAGCACTCCCATGCTTCTCACTATCAGGCTGAGGGAGGAGACCTGGGGGATGAAGGGGAGTGGAAATGGGTTCCTACTCGGGGAggtaaaaaaaattcctcccaaCCCCCATCACCTCCCCAGGTGCCAGAGTCTTCCTCGCTTTGCACTTTTCACCTTCTTTCCTAGGCAGGCGCAGTCTCTCGTTGGCTGCTTCTGCAGTTTCTCTACTGGTCTCAGCAAGCTTTATTCCTCATTTTTTGGGAGTTTTGTTCCCTATTTCTTGCCAACTTACATTCTGTGCCTTAAGCTTGTGGCCAATATTTGCTAACTTTTACCCTGTATCTTCTACTCGCACAGGTACAATGATTTGAACCCTTTCAAGTGGCACGGGCACACCAGACCCAGCCTGGGCACACGGAGGGAATTTATTCCCAACCAaatcccagcagcacaaggagaaggcaaagaaatctctccaacaccttccccccacccagCAGGGATCACCCGGAACGGGGGtcaccagggctctgcccaACGGGGGTCACTGGGGATCATCCAACGCCGATCCTCCCAcgggggatggagctggagcagcgCACGAAGCTCTTCCCGCACTCGGGGCACTCGCAGGGCTTCCCTTAGCGGTGCCTCCGTTGGTGTTGGGTCAAGGTAGAGCTCTGTgagaagctcttcccacactggGGACACTCGTAGGGCCTCTCCCCGGTGTGGATGCGCCGGTGGAGGGTGAGGTGGGCGTTGCGTTTGAAGCCCTTCCCACAGTTGGGGCAGTGGAAGGGCCTCTCATCCGTGTGAATCCGCTGATGTTCGAGGAGATGGGAGCTCGTCCGAAACCTCTTCCCACACTCAGAACACTCGTAGGGCCTCTCCCCGGTGTGGGTGCGCTGGTGTACCCtcaggctggagctctgccagaAGCTCTTCCCACAATCCAAGCACTCATAGGGCCGTTCCCCGGTGTGGACCACCTGGTGCTGGATCAGGTGGGAGATGCTGGAGAAGCccttcccacattccccacaCTCATAGGGCCTCTCCCCACTGTGGATCCTCTGGTGCTGGATCAGGTTGGAGCTCTGGCTGAAGCCCTTCCCACATTCCAAGCACTTGTGGGGCTTCTCCCCACCCTGA
This region includes:
- the LOC120412174 gene encoding LOW QUALITY PROTEIN: class II histocompatibility antigen, B-L beta chain-like (The sequence of the model RefSeq protein was modified relative to this genomic sequence to represent the inferred CDS: inserted 4 bases in 3 codons) — protein: MGRVAAAGAVLVALVVLGXPPATGTELSGVLQEMVKSERHFINGTXRVSFVERHIYNRQQYVHLDSDVGVFVGDTPDGEKVARYWNGDPAWMEYMQAAVHTCCRHNYEVFTPFLMGRRVPPSVSILLVPSSSQPGPGCLLCSGMDFYPAQVQLRWFQGQQELSGHVVATDIVPNGDWTHQLLVLLETPPXRGVSTSCRVEHDSLEQPLNRHWEMPLDASCSKMLTGTGGFVFLVLGLSFYVSKQLLSRRQLQPLPVASGLAGTTRSVPTLILGGSCVPPSSAVTLPPLGCSKCSQ
- the LOC120412181 gene encoding zinc finger protein 391-like, producing MEEKEKPRRCCTRRGCKRSPERSKEERAPLCREGGRRSRGSSELGEKPQGGEKPHKCLECGKGFSQSSNLIQHQRIHSGERPYECGECGKGFSSISHLIQHQVVHTGERPYECLDCGKSFWQSSSLRVHQRTHTGERPYECSECGKRFRTSSHLLEHQRIHTDERPFHCPNCGKGFKRNAHLTLHRRIHTGERPYECPQCGKSFSQSSTLTQHQRRHR